One Paraburkholderia sp. HP33-1 genomic region harbors:
- a CDS encoding TetR/AcrR family transcriptional regulator: MARISSDTAAADNVVTVAGPAAPIAAKERGPSKPRPKAARADTQIANVAGTAPAVSAARRPGRPTGAARGPEQRARLLDTALTLFARQGIVETSLGEIAREAGCTPAMVHYYFRTRDQLLDVLIDECFAPLRASLGLPFQENPDDPVAAITQLTERLVQIASDNPWFASLWVREVISDGGLLRQRIHERSGFAHQKASLLAIARWQKEGRLNASIEPALVFVTLLGMTILPLATSKLWRNDPLRRNIGGAEIARHAVALLVQGIGPGKGD; this comes from the coding sequence ATGGCAAGGATTTCGTCTGACACCGCCGCGGCGGACAATGTCGTGACAGTTGCGGGGCCCGCCGCTCCGATTGCCGCAAAAGAGCGCGGCCCGTCGAAGCCCAGGCCCAAGGCAGCACGGGCGGATACGCAAATCGCGAACGTCGCGGGCACCGCGCCCGCTGTGTCGGCCGCCCGCCGGCCCGGCCGGCCAACGGGCGCCGCGCGGGGCCCCGAGCAGCGCGCACGTTTGCTTGACACCGCGCTCACGCTGTTTGCGAGGCAGGGCATCGTCGAGACATCGCTAGGTGAGATTGCCCGCGAGGCCGGCTGCACGCCCGCCATGGTGCACTACTACTTCAGGACTCGTGATCAGCTGCTCGACGTGCTGATCGACGAGTGTTTCGCACCGTTACGCGCGAGCCTTGGCCTGCCTTTTCAGGAGAATCCGGACGATCCGGTCGCGGCAATCACGCAGCTCACCGAGCGCCTCGTGCAGATCGCGAGCGATAACCCGTGGTTCGCGTCACTGTGGGTACGCGAAGTGATCAGCGACGGCGGGCTATTGCGCCAGCGCATTCATGAGCGTTCTGGTTTCGCGCACCAGAAGGCATCGTTGTTGGCGATTGCGCGCTGGCAGAAGGAGGGGCGCCTGAATGCATCGATCGAGCCAGCGCTCGTGTTCGTCACGCTGCTCGGCATGACGATTCTGCCGCTCGCCACTTCGAAGCTGTGGCGCAATGATCCTTTGCGCCGCAATATCGGCGGCGCGGAGATCGCACGGCACGCGGTGGCGCTGCTGGTGCAGGGGATTGGACCCGGCAAGGGCGATTGA
- a CDS encoding MDR family MFS transporter yields the protein MEQPVTTPSVDSAPQDPHSASPAVEHPPIRLLFPALLLVMLLAALDQTIVSTALPTIVGDLGGLNNLSWVVTAYLLSSTIVVPLYGKFGDLFGRKIVLQTAIVIFLVGSALCGIAQNMSQLIVLRAVQGLGGGGLLVVTMAAIADVIPPAERGRYQGVFGGIFGLATVIGPLLGGFLVEHLTWRWIFYINLPLGIVSLVVIGAVFKPHARHVKHTIDYMGAAFLAGALTCIILFTSQGGTILPWTSPQLWFTLGIGLVSIWGFIHEERSAVEPIMPLGLFKQRTFLISSLVSFIIGVSLFGSVTFIPLYLQVVKGSTPSVAGMQMLPMMGGVFILSIVTGRVISKIGKYRRFPIIGTFLVSVAMLLLARLQIDTPIHVMYLYLGLLGCGLGMVMQVLVLAVQNTVEFKHMGVATSGVTLFRSIGGSIGVAGFGAVFSNSLAGRLEKLIPPDTELPHALGPAAIHQLPEALRNDYLHAFAGALHTVYLSAACVVVLAFVLAWLLKDHPLRKH from the coding sequence ATGGAACAACCCGTCACGACTCCGTCCGTCGACTCCGCGCCGCAGGATCCGCACTCGGCCTCGCCCGCCGTCGAGCACCCGCCGATCCGGCTGCTGTTTCCGGCGCTGCTGCTGGTTATGCTGCTCGCCGCGCTCGACCAGACGATCGTCTCGACCGCGCTGCCGACCATCGTCGGCGACCTCGGCGGGCTCAACAACCTGTCGTGGGTCGTGACCGCCTACCTGCTCAGCTCGACGATCGTCGTGCCGCTGTACGGCAAGTTCGGCGACCTCTTCGGCCGCAAGATCGTGCTACAGACGGCCATCGTCATCTTTCTCGTCGGCTCGGCGCTATGCGGCATCGCGCAGAACATGAGTCAGCTGATCGTGCTGCGCGCGGTGCAAGGCCTCGGTGGCGGCGGCCTGCTCGTCGTGACGATGGCGGCAATCGCAGACGTGATTCCGCCCGCCGAGCGTGGCCGCTATCAGGGCGTGTTCGGCGGGATCTTCGGTCTTGCCACGGTCATCGGTCCGCTGCTCGGCGGCTTTCTGGTCGAACATCTGACGTGGCGCTGGATTTTCTACATCAACCTGCCGCTCGGCATCGTGTCGCTCGTCGTGATCGGCGCCGTGTTCAAGCCGCACGCACGTCACGTGAAGCACACCATCGACTACATGGGCGCCGCGTTTCTCGCCGGCGCGCTGACCTGCATCATCCTGTTCACGAGCCAGGGCGGCACGATTCTGCCGTGGACTTCGCCGCAACTGTGGTTCACGCTCGGCATCGGGCTAGTCTCGATCTGGGGCTTCATTCACGAGGAACGCAGCGCGGTCGAACCGATCATGCCGCTCGGACTGTTCAAACAGCGCACGTTTCTGATCAGCAGTCTCGTGAGCTTCATCATTGGCGTCTCGCTGTTCGGCTCGGTGACGTTCATTCCGCTCTATTTACAGGTCGTGAAGGGCTCCACGCCGTCGGTAGCCGGCATGCAGATGCTGCCGATGATGGGCGGCGTGTTCATCCTGTCGATTGTGACGGGCCGCGTCATCAGCAAGATCGGCAAGTACCGGAGATTCCCGATCATCGGCACGTTCCTCGTCTCCGTTGCGATGCTGCTGCTCGCACGCCTGCAGATCGACACGCCGATTCATGTGATGTATCTCTACCTGGGTCTACTCGGCTGCGGCCTCGGCATGGTGATGCAGGTGCTGGTGCTCGCAGTCCAGAACACCGTCGAGTTCAAGCATATGGGTGTGGCGACCTCGGGCGTGACGCTGTTTCGCTCGATCGGCGGCTCGATCGGCGTGGCCGGCTTCGGCGCCGTGTTCTCGAACAGCCTTGCCGGACGCCTCGAAAAGCTGATCCCGCCCGACACCGAACTTCCGCACGCGTTGGGTCCAGCCGCGATTCATCAGCTGCCCGAAGCATTGCGCAACGACTATCTGCATGCGTTCGCGGGCGCGCTGCACACCGTCTACCTGTCGGCCGCATGTGTCGTGGTGCTCGCCTTCGTACTCGCATGGCTGCTAAAGGATCATCCGTTGCGCAAGCACTGA
- a CDS encoding TAXI family TRAP transporter solute-binding subunit, with translation MLKRLLAGWLGLMVLVACSLAGAEPTHYKIVTGPERGTYIQIGNDLSKWVAQPVGIDLEVVASKGSAENVQRMRYEPGVKLALVQSDVYQAFIDMANSGNSDAGATIRPLRLIMPLYDEEINVVVRADSPLKTLADIKDKTISVGLLGSGTAQSATTLYRLMFGQPIPEQNVAHLSNEDALASLIVKKIDVAIIVVGQPANLFTTMKPELLSQLRLLPADPNAPETVRAKQTYFPTTIRQSSYPDWLKEDVPGLTVKAFLVTYDYGLRDTVSNLNHFADSLCANFDNLQEHGHPKWKQVKLELPTLVHGWKYYGPVEKHLRACLANRSAAMSAAAAQPAPKPHMPCSEEERMLLLCK, from the coding sequence ATGCTAAAGAGACTTCTCGCGGGATGGCTGGGGCTGATGGTGCTGGTCGCATGTTCACTGGCCGGCGCGGAACCGACGCACTACAAGATCGTCACCGGACCGGAGCGCGGCACCTATATCCAGATCGGTAACGACCTATCGAAATGGGTGGCCCAGCCGGTCGGCATCGACCTGGAGGTGGTGGCGTCGAAAGGGTCTGCCGAAAACGTGCAGCGCATGCGCTACGAGCCTGGTGTGAAGCTCGCGCTCGTGCAGTCCGACGTGTACCAGGCGTTCATCGACATGGCCAACTCGGGCAACTCCGATGCGGGCGCGACGATCCGGCCGCTGCGACTCATCATGCCGCTCTACGACGAGGAAATTAACGTCGTCGTGCGTGCGGATTCGCCGCTGAAAACGCTAGCCGACATCAAGGACAAGACCATCAGCGTCGGCCTGCTAGGCAGCGGTACGGCGCAGTCGGCGACGACGCTCTATCGCCTGATGTTCGGCCAGCCCATTCCCGAGCAGAACGTCGCGCATCTGAGCAACGAGGACGCGCTCGCCTCGTTGATCGTGAAGAAGATCGACGTTGCGATCATCGTGGTCGGGCAGCCGGCGAATCTGTTCACCACCATGAAACCCGAGTTGCTGTCACAGCTGCGTCTGCTGCCCGCCGATCCCAACGCGCCCGAGACGGTCCGCGCGAAGCAGACTTACTTTCCGACGACGATCCGCCAGAGCAGCTACCCAGACTGGCTGAAGGAAGACGTGCCGGGCCTGACCGTCAAAGCGTTTCTGGTCACCTACGATTACGGCTTGCGCGACACCGTCAGCAATCTGAATCATTTCGCCGACTCGTTGTGCGCGAACTTCGACAATCTGCAGGAGCATGGCCATCCGAAATGGAAACAGGTGAAGCTCGAATTGCCGACGCTCGTGCACGGCTGGAAGTACTACGGTCCAGTCGAGAAGCATCTGCGCGCGTGCCTCGCGAACCGCAGCGCGGCAATGAGCGCGGCGGCCGCGCAACCCGCGCCGAAACCGCACATGCCTTGCTCGGAAGAGGAACGGATGCTTCTGCTGTGCAAATAG
- a CDS encoding aminotransferase-like domain-containing protein, translating into MAENANNETVSGTRVGLVMDNLRERIASRSLMPGARVPSIRAMTDTLGVSKSTVVEAYDRLVAEGVIVARRGSGFFVSGHAPPLALADLGPRLDREVDPLWLTRQSLETGSKVLKPGCGWMPDSWLPEDGVRRALRAVARDPQSLLVDYASPAGLPALRQQLAWRLSAHGVDAPPEQIVLTDGGTNALDLVCRFLLEPGDTVLIDDPCYFNFQALLRAHRVRIASVPYTPQGPDLAAFERVLIEQRPRLYVTNSAIHNPTGATLAPAVAHRLLKLAGEHDLLIVEDDIFADFEDEAAPRLAAFDGLARVVSIGSFSKTLSAAVRCGYIAARAEWIEPLIDLKLATSFGNGQLAASVVHRMLVDGTYRRHLEAMRAKLADAMGETVRRLGYAGLDIWTRPRAGLFVWARLPAALDAADIARHAMTAGVVFAPGNVFSASQTATGFLRFNVSQCNRPKVYEALQRAMDTCAVSADSRV; encoded by the coding sequence ATGGCGGAAAACGCGAATAACGAGACGGTGTCGGGCACGCGCGTCGGCCTCGTGATGGACAATCTGCGCGAGCGCATCGCGAGCCGCTCGCTGATGCCGGGCGCGCGCGTGCCATCGATCCGGGCGATGACCGACACGCTCGGCGTGTCGAAGTCGACCGTGGTGGAAGCATACGACCGGCTGGTCGCCGAGGGCGTGATCGTCGCGCGGCGCGGCTCCGGTTTCTTCGTGTCGGGCCATGCGCCGCCGCTCGCGCTCGCCGATCTCGGGCCGCGGCTCGATCGCGAGGTCGATCCGCTCTGGCTCACGCGGCAGTCGCTAGAAACCGGCTCGAAAGTGCTGAAACCCGGCTGCGGCTGGATGCCGGATTCGTGGCTGCCGGAAGACGGCGTGCGCCGCGCGTTGCGCGCGGTCGCGCGTGATCCGCAGTCACTGCTGGTCGATTACGCGAGCCCGGCCGGCTTGCCCGCGCTGCGTCAGCAGCTCGCATGGCGGCTCTCGGCGCACGGCGTCGATGCACCGCCCGAGCAGATCGTGCTGACCGACGGCGGCACGAATGCACTCGATCTCGTGTGCCGCTTCCTGCTCGAACCCGGCGACACGGTGCTGATCGACGATCCGTGCTACTTCAACTTTCAGGCGCTGCTGCGCGCGCATCGCGTGCGGATCGCGAGCGTGCCGTACACGCCGCAAGGGCCGGATCTCGCCGCGTTCGAGCGCGTGCTGATCGAGCAGCGTCCGCGGCTCTACGTGACGAACTCGGCGATCCACAATCCGACCGGCGCGACGCTCGCGCCGGCCGTCGCGCACCGGTTGCTGAAGCTCGCCGGCGAGCACGATCTGCTGATCGTCGAGGACGATATCTTCGCCGACTTCGAGGACGAAGCCGCGCCGCGCCTCGCCGCGTTCGACGGTCTCGCGCGCGTGGTGTCGATCGGCAGTTTTTCGAAGACGTTGTCGGCGGCGGTACGCTGCGGCTATATTGCCGCGCGCGCCGAGTGGATCGAACCGCTGATCGATCTGAAGCTCGCGACGTCGTTCGGCAATGGTCAGCTTGCGGCGAGCGTCGTGCATCGGATGCTCGTCGACGGCACGTATCGGCGTCATCTCGAGGCGATGCGCGCGAAGCTCGCCGATGCGATGGGCGAGACCGTCAGGCGTCTCGGCTATGCGGGCCTCGACATCTGGACCCGGCCGCGCGCGGGTCTGTTCGTGTGGGCGCGCTTGCCCGCTGCGCTCGATGCCGCCGACATCGCGCGTCATGCGATGACGGCGGGCGTCGTGTTCGCGCCGGGCAACGTGTTCAGCGCGTCGCAAACGGCGACGGGATTTCTGCGCTTCAACGTGTCGCAATGCAATCGCCCGAAGGTGTACGAGGCATTGCAACGAGCGATGGACACCTGCGCCGTGTCGGCCGACAGCCGCGTTTGA
- a CDS encoding DMT family transporter — MDKTGNGWLSGLAGVLIFSGSLPATRLAVQGLDPVFLTVARATIAGILGLLLLLAFRETRPARRELLPLVVVALGVVVGFPLLTALALRHVSAAHAVVFIGLLPLATAIFGVLRGGERPQPAFWLFSALGSAAVAAFALRHGIDASPLGDALMLAAIVVCGLGYAEGARLSRHLGGWQVISWALVLSLPLMLPLAWWTRPASFDGVGAAALWGLAYVSLFSMLIGFVFWYRGLVLGGIAAVGQLQLLQPFFGLLLAGALLHEQVPPSMIIVTVIVVACVAGARHFSRAAPVRPAV; from the coding sequence ATGGACAAAACAGGCAACGGCTGGCTCAGCGGTCTCGCGGGCGTACTGATTTTCAGCGGCTCGCTGCCGGCCACGCGGCTTGCCGTGCAGGGACTCGATCCGGTGTTTCTGACCGTGGCGCGCGCGACGATCGCGGGCATTCTCGGTCTGCTGCTGTTGCTGGCGTTCCGCGAGACGCGGCCCGCGCGGCGCGAACTGCTGCCGCTCGTGGTAGTCGCGCTCGGCGTCGTGGTCGGCTTTCCCTTGTTGACCGCGCTTGCACTGCGTCATGTCAGCGCCGCGCATGCGGTCGTGTTCATCGGCCTTCTGCCGCTCGCCACCGCGATCTTCGGGGTGCTGCGCGGTGGCGAACGGCCGCAGCCGGCGTTCTGGCTGTTTTCGGCGCTCGGCAGCGCCGCCGTGGCCGCGTTCGCGCTTCGCCACGGCATCGATGCGTCGCCCCTCGGCGACGCGCTGATGCTCGCCGCGATCGTCGTATGCGGGCTTGGTTATGCGGAAGGCGCGCGGCTGTCACGTCACCTCGGCGGCTGGCAGGTGATTTCGTGGGCGCTCGTGCTGTCGCTGCCGCTGATGCTGCCGCTCGCCTGGTGGACGCGGCCCGCGTCGTTCGACGGTGTCGGCGCCGCCGCGCTGTGGGGACTCGCGTATGTGTCGCTGTTCAGCATGCTGATCGGCTTCGTGTTCTGGTATCGCGGGCTTGTGCTCGGAGGTATCGCGGCGGTCGGCCAGTTGCAGTTGTTGCAGCCGTTCTTCGGGCTGTTGCTCGCTGGCGCGCTGCTGCACGAGCAGGTACCGCCGTCGATGATTATCGTCACCGTGATCGTGGTCGCCTGCGTGGCCGGCGCACGGCACTTTTCACGCGCGGCGCCGGTCCGGCCGGCAGTCTGA
- the sapR gene encoding sap1 transcriptional regulator SapR, with protein MTTAFAQTVEARFAELTPTSKRVASYMLANLDRLGLETADQIAQQAGTSGISVGRFLRSIGYRNLDDLKRELRGTQQRPWLITDRLDAFRRSASDSTRTGEPHQPSAADGSSPRDAALTQSLELEIGAIQHVYELARSPAFARVAERIANADAVYILGIQSTRGISNAFYSYLEYIRPRVFYSDGMSGSYVDSLNSEFSAPYLIVTDTRAYSTIARRYCQAASRRGLPFALVTDIYCPWAREFEGDLLQVKTDVGQFWDSLAPLTCLFNLLISAVVERRGPVIDERVARNRELQSEFDQFDL; from the coding sequence ATGACGACCGCTTTTGCTCAAACCGTCGAAGCCCGTTTTGCCGAACTCACGCCGACCTCGAAACGCGTCGCCAGCTACATGCTCGCGAATCTCGACCGGCTCGGCCTCGAGACCGCCGACCAGATCGCGCAGCAAGCCGGCACGAGCGGCATCTCGGTCGGTCGCTTTCTGCGCAGCATCGGCTATCGCAATCTCGACGATCTGAAGCGCGAACTGCGCGGCACGCAACAGCGCCCCTGGCTGATCACCGACCGGCTCGACGCGTTCCGCCGTAGCGCGAGCGACAGCACGCGGACCGGCGAGCCTCATCAACCGAGCGCAGCGGACGGCTCCTCGCCGCGCGACGCCGCGCTCACCCAATCGCTCGAACTCGAGATTGGCGCGATCCAGCATGTGTACGAACTCGCGCGCTCGCCGGCCTTCGCGCGCGTCGCCGAGCGCATCGCGAATGCCGACGCGGTCTACATCCTCGGCATCCAGTCGACGCGCGGCATCAGCAACGCGTTCTACAGCTACCTCGAATACATCCGCCCGCGTGTGTTCTATTCTGACGGCATGTCGGGTTCCTATGTCGATTCGCTGAACTCGGAATTCAGTGCACCGTACCTGATCGTCACCGACACTCGTGCCTATTCCACGATCGCGCGACGCTATTGCCAGGCGGCGTCGCGCCGGGGTCTGCCGTTCGCGCTGGTCACCGATATCTACTGTCCGTGGGCGCGCGAATTCGAAGGCGACCTGCTGCAAGTGAAGACCGACGTCGGTCAGTTCTGGGATTCGCTCGCGCCACTGACTTGCCTGTTCAATCTGCTGATCTCAGCGGTCGTCGAGCGGCGCGGGCCGGTTATCGACGAACGGGTGGCGCGCAATCGCGAGTTGCAGAGCGAGTTCGATCAGTTCGATCTTTGA
- a CDS encoding GNAT family N-acetyltransferase codes for MSLTHPPLDAPLIRDAAEADLPAIQAIYAHHVLTGVASFEETPPSVDDLRARLAAVRSHGLPYMVAEIDGEIAGYCYATLYRPRAAYRNTIEDSIYVNDAYRGRGIGRVLLQALIERCETGPWRQMIAVIADGGSGGSLSLHTQLGFELTGTLKAVGYKHGRWLDTTLMQRTLGRGASTQPDDVSSAASGTRD; via the coding sequence ATGAGCCTCACCCATCCTCCGCTCGACGCCCCACTTATCCGCGATGCCGCCGAAGCCGACCTCCCCGCGATCCAGGCGATCTACGCGCACCACGTGCTGACCGGCGTCGCGTCGTTCGAAGAGACCCCGCCATCAGTCGACGATCTGCGCGCGCGGCTCGCGGCGGTGCGCAGCCACGGACTGCCGTACATGGTCGCGGAGATCGATGGCGAGATTGCGGGCTATTGCTACGCGACGCTGTATCGCCCGCGTGCCGCCTATCGCAACACGATCGAAGATTCGATCTACGTGAACGATGCGTATCGCGGACGCGGCATCGGACGCGTGCTGCTGCAGGCGCTGATCGAACGTTGTGAGACCGGACCGTGGCGTCAGATGATCGCGGTGATCGCCGACGGCGGCAGCGGCGGCTCTCTGTCGTTACACACGCAACTCGGTTTCGAGTTGACCGGCACGCTCAAGGCTGTCGGCTACAAGCACGGCCGCTGGCTCGACACGACGCTGATGCAACGCACGCTCGGCCGCGGTGCATCGACCCAACCGGACGACGTTTCAAGCGCGGCAAGCGGCACTCGCGACTAG
- a CDS encoding putative glycolipid-binding domain-containing protein: MRELRWASEEGDGIEHLVFDARDDGFAVESVVVGQRYGKAYGLHYAVRCDAQWRTRYARLKIVGGGEVELHGDGDGHWHDGHGLTLSAIEGCIDIDIAATPYTNTLPIRRLQLAQGERQPIEVAYISTPDLQVTRVDQAYTCIELNREYRYEGIFREFTANLSVDSDGLVIDYPTLFTRLPRAH; the protein is encoded by the coding sequence ATGCGTGAATTGCGATGGGCCTCGGAAGAGGGCGATGGCATCGAACACCTGGTATTCGATGCGCGCGATGACGGCTTCGCCGTCGAAAGCGTCGTGGTCGGGCAGCGCTATGGCAAGGCATATGGGCTGCATTACGCGGTGCGCTGCGACGCGCAATGGCGCACGCGCTACGCGCGGCTGAAGATCGTCGGCGGTGGCGAAGTGGAATTGCATGGCGATGGCGACGGCCACTGGCACGACGGGCACGGCCTCACGCTGAGTGCGATCGAGGGCTGCATCGACATCGATATCGCCGCGACACCGTACACCAACACGTTGCCGATCCGCCGCCTGCAACTGGCCCAAGGCGAGCGTCAGCCGATCGAGGTCGCCTATATCTCGACGCCGGATTTGCAGGTCACGCGCGTCGATCAGGCGTACACGTGCATCGAGTTGAATCGCGAGTACCGCTATGAAGGCATTTTTCGCGAATTTACCGCGAATTTGAGCGTGGATAGTGATGGCCTCGTAATCGACTATCCGACATTGTTCACGCGCTTGCCGCGCGCGCATTAG
- a CDS encoding DUF3079 domain-containing protein: MAKKFPLHPIHPERLCWGCDHYCQANDMRCGNGQSRAQHPCELLGDDWYEHGDWGIEVDSSGKFVTQEESRSTHHPERPARHASG; this comes from the coding sequence ATGGCAAAGAAATTTCCGTTGCACCCGATTCATCCTGAGCGGCTCTGTTGGGGCTGCGATCATTACTGTCAGGCCAATGACATGCGGTGCGGCAATGGACAGAGCCGAGCCCAGCATCCGTGCGAGTTGCTTGGCGATGACTGGTACGAGCACGGCGACTGGGGAATCGAAGTGGACAGCTCAGGAAAGTTCGTCACACAGGAAGAGTCACGCTCGACTCACCACCCTGAACGCCCCGCACGGCATGCCAGTGGGTAG